The proteins below are encoded in one region of Cetobacterium somerae ATCC BAA-474:
- the earP gene encoding elongation factor P maturation arginine rhamnosyltransferase EarP codes for MIIKSLDIFCEIIDNFGDIGVVYRLAKELKTFYNDNVKIRVILNRVNEFVNMNKKAKDTDYQEIDGIIYMTNEYLAKNICTFSPANVIIEAFGCNILETYLEKAKLESSLLINLEYLSGEDWIEGIHLMESPLGAEKLKKFFFMPGFTEKSGGVIVDKLFLNRKKSVLENKKFYLEKYIPEIDESYFLGTIFSYEKNFLPLIDVLLENGKENCLLILGEKSQMSINKIIENLNFTYSSEGIYKYKNILIKFMPFLEQEEYEELINLADYNFVRGEDSFVRALLTGKPFVWHIYLQEEMAHMDKIDGFIKRYDETLKSLGLNKELGIHTKLLRDYNLRDSNSLELGNEKFDDFFKEFENISKLSQSYSEYIELKCNLIDKLNEFILKY; via the coding sequence ATGATTATAAAAAGTTTAGATATATTTTGTGAAATTATCGATAATTTTGGAGACATTGGAGTAGTATATAGACTTGCAAAAGAGTTAAAAACTTTTTATAATGATAATGTTAAAATAAGAGTTATTTTAAATAGAGTAAATGAATTTGTAAATATGAATAAAAAAGCAAAAGATACAGACTATCAAGAGATAGATGGAATTATTTATATGACAAACGAATATTTAGCTAAAAATATATGTACATTTTCTCCTGCAAATGTTATAATAGAGGCCTTTGGATGTAACATTTTAGAGACGTATTTAGAAAAAGCTAAACTAGAATCATCACTATTAATAAATCTGGAGTATTTGTCTGGGGAAGATTGGATAGAAGGGATACACCTTATGGAGTCACCTCTTGGAGCTGAAAAATTAAAGAAATTTTTCTTTATGCCAGGGTTTACAGAAAAAAGTGGTGGAGTAATAGTAGATAAGTTATTTTTAAATAGAAAAAAAAGTGTTTTAGAAAATAAAAAGTTTTATTTAGAGAAATATATACCTGAAATAGATGAAAGTTACTTTTTAGGAACGATATTTAGTTATGAAAAAAACTTTTTACCATTAATAGATGTCTTATTAGAAAATGGTAAGGAAAATTGCTTGTTAATACTTGGTGAAAAATCTCAAATGAGTATAAATAAGATAATTGAAAATTTAAATTTCACTTATTCAAGTGAAGGAATTTATAAATATAAAAATATTCTAATTAAATTTATGCCATTTTTAGAACAAGAGGAATATGAAGAATTGATAAATTTAGCAGATTATAATTTTGTTAGAGGAGAGGATTCGTTTGTAAGAGCTTTACTAACGGGAAAACCCTTTGTATGGCATATATATTTACAAGAGGAAATGGCTCATATGGATAAGATTGATGGTTTTATAAAAAGATATGATGAAACCTTAAAAAGTTTAGGATTGAATAAAGAGTTAGGTATTCACACAAAGCTATTAAGAGATTATAATTTAAGAGATAGTAACTCATTGGAGTTGGGAAATGAAAAATTTGATGATTTTTTTAAAGAGTTTGAAAATATTTCAAAACTTTCTCAAAGCTATTCAGAGTACATTGAATTAAAATGTAATCTTATAGATAAATTAAATGAATTTATTTTAAAATATTAG
- a CDS encoding NADH:flavin oxidoreductase has translation MNLFTPLDIKNKRLKNRVVLPPLVRFSMVGKDGYVTEELLEWYKDVAEGGTGLIIVEASCVAEDGKLRDNQIGIWDDSFIEGLSKVADIGKKYDVPMLIQIHHAGFKDEVARVPEEVLDKILDQFVEAFKRAKKAGFDGVEIHGAHTYLISQLNSRLWNIRDDKYGGSFEKRMYFTKTLVERTKNLFDDNFILGYRMGGNEPELEDGIAIAKYLEAIGIDLIHVSSGVPNPEKKQEVKIDIPKNFPFDWVVYLGVEIKKHVNIPVIGVRNIKSEEQASMLIESEMLDLVAIGRGMIARPNWVEFAKKEYYKRTGKMVK, from the coding sequence GTGAATTTATTTACTCCTTTGGATATAAAAAATAAGAGGTTAAAAAATAGAGTTGTTTTACCACCACTAGTTAGATTTTCAATGGTAGGAAAAGATGGATATGTAACTGAGGAGCTTTTAGAGTGGTATAAAGATGTAGCAGAAGGTGGAACAGGATTAATTATTGTTGAAGCTAGTTGTGTAGCAGAAGATGGAAAATTAAGGGATAATCAGATAGGAATATGGGATGATTCTTTTATTGAAGGATTGTCAAAAGTGGCAGATATTGGTAAAAAATATGATGTTCCAATGCTAATTCAAATTCATCACGCAGGATTTAAAGATGAAGTGGCAAGAGTTCCAGAAGAAGTTTTAGATAAAATTTTAGACCAATTCGTAGAAGCGTTTAAAAGAGCCAAAAAAGCTGGGTTCGATGGAGTTGAAATACACGGAGCTCATACATACTTGATATCTCAATTAAACTCTAGATTGTGGAATATTAGAGATGATAAATATGGAGGATCTTTTGAAAAAAGAATGTATTTTACAAAAACTTTAGTTGAAAGAACAAAGAATTTATTTGATGATAACTTTATATTGGGTTATAGAATGGGTGGAAATGAGCCTGAATTAGAAGATGGAATAGCAATAGCAAAATATTTAGAAGCTATAGGAATTGATCTAATACACGTATCCTCAGGTGTTCCAAATCCAGAAAAAAAACAAGAAGTAAAAATAGATATTCCTAAAAATTTTCCATTTGATTGGGTGGTTTATTTAGGAGTTGAAATAAAAAAGCATGTTAATATTCCTGTAATAGGTGTAAGAAATATTAAAAGTGAAGAACAGGCAAGTATGTTGATAGAAAGTGAAATGTTAGATCTTGTAGCAATAGGTAGAGGAATGATAGCAAGACCTAATTGGGTAGAGTTTGCTAAAAAAGAGTATTATAAAAGAACAGGAAAAATGGTGAAGTAA
- a CDS encoding ABC-F family ATP-binding cassette domain-containing protein, with protein sequence MIATSNLSMRFSGRKLFEDVNVKFTPGNCYGLIGANGAGKSTFVKILSGDLDPTEGEVIFDKNKRMAVLKQDHFAHEDESVINVVLMGHTKLWKIIEERNEIYAKSEFSDEDGMRAAELEGEFAELNGWEAETEAEMLLTGLGITADLHYKLMRELSEPDKVKVLLAQALFGNPDVLLLDEPTNGLDIQAIAWLEEFLMNLEDTTVIVVSHDRHFLNKVCTHIADIDYGKVKMYVGNYDFWYESNQLMQTLINNKNKKLDQKRQELQEFIARFSANASKSKQATSRKKQLEKLQLEDMQISNRKYPFVEFKPERDAGNNLLKVENLTKVIDGVKILDNVSFTINTNDKVVFISQNDIVKTTLFSILSGEMEADSGTYTWGVTTTQAYMPKDNSAFFENCDLDLIDWLRQYSPDQHDAFVRGFLGRMLFSGEEATKKAKVLSGGEKVRCMLSRMMLTNANVLIFDNPTDHLDLESITSLNKALTNFKGTILFGAHDHEFIQTVANRIIEITPSGIVDKLMEYDDYIADEELQAKIKDMYNV encoded by the coding sequence ATGATAGCAACTAGTAATCTAAGTATGAGATTTTCTGGTAGAAAGCTTTTCGAGGATGTAAACGTTAAATTTACTCCTGGAAACTGTTATGGACTTATTGGAGCTAACGGTGCTGGAAAATCAACATTTGTAAAAATACTTTCAGGGGATTTAGATCCTACTGAGGGAGAAGTAATCTTTGATAAAAATAAAAGAATGGCTGTTCTTAAACAGGATCACTTTGCTCACGAAGATGAGTCAGTTATAAACGTTGTTTTAATGGGACATACAAAACTTTGGAAAATAATCGAAGAGAGAAATGAAATTTATGCTAAAAGTGAATTCTCTGATGAAGATGGTATGAGAGCTGCTGAACTTGAAGGAGAGTTTGCTGAATTAAATGGATGGGAAGCTGAAACGGAAGCTGAGATGCTTTTAACAGGTCTTGGAATAACAGCTGACCTACATTATAAATTAATGAGAGAATTAAGCGAACCTGATAAAGTTAAAGTTTTACTAGCTCAAGCTTTATTTGGAAATCCTGATGTTCTATTACTTGACGAGCCTACAAACGGACTTGATATTCAAGCTATAGCTTGGCTTGAGGAGTTCTTAATGAATTTAGAAGATACTACTGTTATTGTTGTATCTCACGATAGACACTTCTTAAACAAAGTTTGTACTCACATAGCTGATATCGACTATGGAAAAGTTAAGATGTATGTTGGAAACTACGACTTCTGGTACGAGTCTAACCAATTAATGCAAACATTAATAAATAACAAGAATAAAAAATTAGATCAAAAAAGACAAGAACTTCAAGAGTTCATTGCTAGATTCAGTGCTAACGCATCTAAATCAAAACAAGCAACTTCTAGAAAGAAACAACTTGAGAAATTACAACTTGAGGATATGCAAATCTCTAATAGAAAATATCCATTTGTTGAATTCAAACCTGAAAGAGACGCTGGAAACAATCTTCTTAAAGTTGAAAACCTTACAAAAGTTATCGATGGAGTTAAGATTTTAGATAACGTATCATTTACAATAAATACAAATGATAAAGTTGTATTTATTTCTCAAAATGATATTGTTAAAACGACTTTATTCTCTATATTATCTGGTGAAATGGAAGCAGATAGCGGAACTTATACATGGGGAGTTACAACTACTCAAGCATATATGCCTAAAGATAACTCTGCATTCTTTGAGAACTGTGATTTAGATTTAATTGATTGGTTAAGACAATATTCTCCTGATCAGCACGATGCTTTTGTTAGAGGATTCCTAGGAAGAATGTTATTCTCTGGAGAAGAAGCTACTAAAAAGGCTAAAGTTCTTTCTGGAGGAGAAAAAGTTAGATGTATGTTATCAAGAATGATGCTTACTAATGCAAATGTTTTAATCTTTGATAACCCTACTGACCACTTAGACCTTGAGTCAATCACATCTCTTAACAAAGCTTTAACTAATTTTAAAGGAACTATATTATTTGGAGCTCACGACCATGAGTTTATCCAAACTGTAGCTAACAGAATAATTGAAATAACTCCAAGTGGAATTGTTGATAAGTTAATGGAATATGACGATTATATTGCTGACGAAGAGTTACAAGCTAAAATTAAAGATATGTACAATGTATAA
- a CDS encoding chromate transporter — protein sequence MLELFLTFFKIGMFTFGGGYAMIPLIEREMIYGKKWIDKDELLEIISISQMTPGPIAINAATFIGKKRMGVLGSIAATLGVVGPSLLVIIIISAFFAKSFLNPVMQKLFIGLRAGIAALILSSVIKLSKNTLVDKLSYSIFFISLLSLVLFNVSPIFLILFFGIGCIIFFTIKGDR from the coding sequence ATGTTAGAACTTTTTCTTACTTTTTTTAAGATTGGAATGTTTACCTTCGGAGGTGGATACGCCATGATTCCACTTATAGAGAGAGAAATGATTTATGGAAAAAAATGGATTGATAAGGATGAGCTTCTTGAAATAATCTCTATTTCACAAATGACACCTGGTCCTATTGCTATTAATGCTGCTACTTTTATTGGAAAAAAACGTATGGGTGTTTTAGGTTCTATTGCTGCTACTTTAGGAGTTGTTGGACCTTCTCTTTTAGTTATTATTATAATTTCTGCATTTTTTGCCAAAAGTTTTCTAAATCCTGTAATGCAAAAATTATTTATTGGTCTAAGAGCAGGAATTGCTGCACTTATTTTATCTTCTGTTATTAAACTTTCTAAAAATACTTTAGTTGATAAATTAAGTTATTCTATATTTTTTATATCTCTATTAAGTTTAGTTCTGTTTAATGTATCACCTATATTCTTAATTCTATTCTTTGGAATTGGTTGTATTATATTTTTCACTATTAAGGGGGACAGATGA